In the genome of Segatella copri, one region contains:
- a CDS encoding SusC/RagA family TonB-linked outer membrane protein has product MDKRLMTLVAGLTLSTGMAFAQSQISGKVTSSEDGSPVIGASIKVAGTNTGTVTDIDGNFSLNAPAGAKLEISYIGMNSQTVKASSNMKIVMVSDDKTLDEVVVVAYGTTTKASFTGSAAVMKDKDMSAAKSSLVKSLEGKMAGVNLGASTGDPGSDQSILIRGIGSINGSTQPLFVIDGVPVSNSDMENAGGHTRSQSILSSINPNDIESMTVLKDAAASSLYGSRAANGVIIITTKRGKEGKTHVNYDMQMGWSNIAKKSAFETMNSAELKEYWTDAVKNYFEMYPNALKAYYPGMDASAAALAEIQSGYFSNYDSNETTDWFNEIYRTGFTTDHQISIDGGNDRTKFFTSFGYNKVNGTVKGSSFDRYSGRLNLDHKVTDWFKVSAKEMLSFTNTSGFRDQGDQAQGFGTSSPMSVLFSMDPTAKVKNEDGSYNASASFSSTISNPNLMFGDVKDQGDRSETLDAELMRSLTNVEGELKLPYDLTLRSVFGFDYMSNSIREFWAPKSVNGKAQNGIGSRSVYTSKTLTSSTTLNYNHSFGKHNLAAMAGFETEKRDLLILYASAQNYAAALPELSNGQSNSNSSMSYTAAMMSWLGSLNYNYDNKYYFSASYRRDGSSRLAADNRWSDFFSVSGAWRISSEEFLKDNDLFSDLKLRLSYGTNGNLPTDYYGYMGTYSTSGGYGSQPAIFWGQMANEKLSWEKSHNFNIGLDWTLYNRVTLTFDYYNKLTKDLLFQMPVSYVTGFNSYWNNIGELKNQGLEFSVSSQNIRTSDFSWTTDFNLTKQSIKVNKLPNGDDVQYGDGNMYLLREGESMHTFYLPKAKGVNSETGLMEFWIDPEDESKGVTPVYSKAGKTIVGKGVPDWIGGMTNTFRYKDFDLSFMISYQFGGDLFDYPGYFLTYSDGVRMGTFNMSKRVAGNYWKKPGDVAEFPKPIMGNPYRSDKFSSREIISTDNIRMRDITIGWTVPYFKKYISNLRVYFRATNPFLIYNAAKDLDPDVDVNGYRQTDTPTTRQFLFGLNFSF; this is encoded by the coding sequence ATGGATAAAAGACTCATGACATTAGTCGCAGGCCTCACCCTGAGTACGGGTATGGCATTTGCGCAAAGTCAAATCTCTGGTAAGGTTACCTCTTCTGAGGATGGCAGCCCAGTTATCGGTGCTTCCATCAAGGTGGCAGGCACTAACACAGGTACAGTTACCGACATCGACGGTAACTTTTCATTGAACGCTCCTGCCGGAGCCAAGTTGGAGATTTCTTACATTGGTATGAACTCGCAGACCGTAAAGGCATCTTCTAACATGAAGATTGTTATGGTTTCTGACGACAAGACTTTGGATGAGGTGGTTGTTGTAGCTTATGGTACTACAACAAAGGCTTCTTTCACCGGTTCTGCTGCTGTAATGAAGGACAAGGACATGTCTGCAGCAAAGTCTTCACTTGTTAAGTCACTCGAGGGTAAAATGGCTGGTGTCAATCTTGGTGCTTCTACAGGAGACCCAGGTTCTGACCAGAGTATTTTGATTCGTGGTATTGGTTCTATCAATGGCTCTACTCAGCCTTTGTTTGTCATTGATGGTGTTCCTGTATCAAATAGTGATATGGAAAATGCTGGTGGTCATACCCGTTCTCAGTCTATCTTGTCTTCTATCAACCCAAATGATATTGAAAGCATGACCGTATTGAAGGATGCTGCCGCATCTTCACTCTATGGTTCTCGTGCAGCCAATGGTGTCATTATCATTACTACCAAGAGAGGTAAGGAAGGTAAGACACATGTCAACTATGATATGCAGATGGGTTGGAGCAACATTGCCAAAAAGAGTGCATTCGAGACCATGAATAGTGCTGAGTTGAAGGAGTATTGGACTGATGCAGTCAAGAACTATTTTGAAATGTATCCAAATGCATTGAAAGCATATTATCCTGGTATGGATGCTTCTGCTGCAGCTTTAGCTGAAATCCAATCTGGCTATTTTAGTAATTATGACTCTAATGAGACAACAGACTGGTTTAATGAAATTTACCGCACAGGTTTCACCACAGACCATCAGATTTCTATTGATGGTGGTAATGACCGTACGAAATTCTTCACCAGCTTTGGCTATAATAAGGTGAATGGTACAGTAAAGGGTAGTTCTTTTGACCGTTATAGTGGTCGTTTGAATTTGGATCATAAAGTAACAGACTGGTTCAAGGTTTCTGCAAAGGAAATGCTTTCATTTACCAATACTTCTGGTTTCCGTGATCAGGGTGACCAGGCACAGGGATTTGGTACAAGTTCACCAATGTCTGTTCTTTTCTCAATGGACCCTACTGCCAAGGTAAAGAATGAAGATGGTTCATATAATGCAAGTGCTTCTTTCTCATCTACAATCTCTAATCCAAACTTGATGTTTGGTGATGTAAAAGATCAGGGCGATCGTTCTGAGACATTGGATGCAGAATTGATGCGTAGTTTGACTAATGTTGAAGGTGAATTAAAGTTGCCATACGATTTGACTTTACGTTCAGTCTTTGGTTTCGACTATATGAGCAACAGTATCCGCGAGTTCTGGGCTCCAAAGAGTGTAAATGGTAAGGCTCAGAATGGTATTGGTTCTCGTAGCGTATATACAAGTAAGACTCTTACCTCTTCTACAACATTGAATTATAATCATTCATTTGGTAAGCATAATCTTGCTGCAATGGCTGGTTTTGAGACAGAGAAGCGCGACCTGTTGATATTGTATGCTTCTGCTCAGAATTATGCAGCTGCATTGCCTGAGTTGTCTAATGGCCAGTCTAATAGCAACTCCAGCATGAGCTATACTGCTGCAATGATGTCATGGTTGGGTAGCTTAAACTACAACTATGATAATAAGTACTATTTCTCTGCAAGTTATCGTCGTGATGGTTCTTCACGTTTGGCAGCAGACAACCGTTGGTCTGACTTCTTCTCTGTATCTGGTGCTTGGCGTATCAGCAGTGAGGAATTCTTGAAGGACAATGATTTGTTCAGCGATTTGAAGCTTCGTCTTTCTTATGGTACTAATGGTAACCTGCCTACAGATTATTATGGTTATATGGGTACATATTCTACTTCTGGTGGTTATGGCTCACAACCTGCAATTTTCTGGGGTCAGATGGCTAATGAAAAGTTGAGCTGGGAAAAATCTCACAACTTCAATATCGGTTTGGATTGGACTTTGTATAATCGGGTGACATTAACTTTCGATTATTACAACAAGTTGACAAAAGACCTTCTTTTCCAGATGCCAGTATCATACGTAACTGGTTTCAACAGTTATTGGAATAATATCGGTGAGTTGAAGAATCAGGGTCTTGAATTCTCTGTAAGCTCTCAGAATATTCGTACAAGTGATTTCTCTTGGACCACAGATTTCAATTTGACCAAGCAGAGCATTAAGGTCAATAAGTTGCCTAATGGTGACGATGTTCAGTATGGTGATGGTAATATGTACTTGCTCCGTGAGGGTGAGTCTATGCATACATTCTATTTGCCAAAAGCTAAGGGTGTAAACTCTGAGACCGGTTTGATGGAATTCTGGATTGACCCAGAGGATGAGTCTAAGGGTGTAACACCTGTTTATTCAAAGGCAGGCAAGACAATTGTCGGTAAGGGTGTTCCTGATTGGATTGGTGGTATGACCAATACTTTCCGTTACAAGGACTTTGATCTTTCATTCATGATTTCTTATCAGTTTGGTGGTGATTTGTTCGATTATCCAGGTTACTTCTTGACTTATAGCGATGGTGTTCGTATGGGCACATTCAATATGTCTAAGCGTGTAGCAGGTAATTATTGGAAAAAGCCAGGTGATGTAGCAGAATTCCCTAAGCCAATTATGGGTAATCCTTATCGTTCTGATAAGTTCTCTTCACGTGAAATTATCTCTACAGATAACATTCGTATGCGCGATATTACTATTGGTTGGACTGTGCCATATTTCAAGAAGTATATCAGCAATTTGCGCGTTTATTTCCGTGCAACCAATCCTTTCTTGATTTACAATGCAGCCAAGGATTTGGATCCAGATGTAGATGTCAATGGTTATCGTCAGACTGATACTCCAACAACACGTCAGTTCCTGTTCGGTCTCAACTTCAGTTTTTAA
- a CDS encoding RagB/SusD family nutrient uptake outer membrane protein, producing MKKIYLVLGIAASMMFSSCSDFLDREPSTELPTNSAIKSTSDLQNAVNGIGYVLSGSLVGYDKMSYASEFTLFGDLRTNDFMAPSSQGQTDEIRQYAYSPNGTYPDAGYQIFYKALSNVNSALEAVPNVEGKQATIDNLKGQLIAWRGLLHFDLARMFCYIPTTVDNPSNSLGLVLADKTFPQDYKGVRTDLKTTYDYIIQQFTDALPLLSKTSDVGYFNYYAALALRARAYLYAGEYTKALADAKEVIDHAGEAGYELYTRSNYVSAWASAGTTESLFEMKLSSEYNAQRHGPGYYTDATGYPECAFNTNGYLYKYLSSHPKDVRSGLIKDQTDADEYEAAAGYYPAKYPGQNANIYVNNPKIIRLSEVYLIAAEAQWHIDNPGSYTLTATSAAAAEYINAIQKNRIEGYEDVTSVTLQDILHQYEIELFCENQITYAYWRNHQSVTSGDEEEIKYNDYRTILPIPQAERDYNKELQQNPEY from the coding sequence ATGAAAAAGATATATTTAGTATTGGGTATTGCTGCAAGCATGATGTTCTCTTCATGCAGCGACTTCCTCGATAGAGAACCTTCTACAGAACTACCTACCAACTCTGCTATTAAGAGTACTTCTGATTTGCAGAATGCCGTCAATGGTATTGGCTATGTCCTCTCTGGTTCTTTGGTTGGTTATGATAAAATGTCATATGCCTCTGAGTTTACTCTTTTTGGTGATTTGCGTACCAACGATTTCATGGCTCCTTCTTCACAGGGACAGACAGATGAAATCCGCCAATATGCTTATTCTCCAAACGGAACATATCCTGATGCAGGTTATCAGATTTTCTATAAGGCATTGTCAAATGTAAACAGTGCCTTAGAAGCTGTTCCTAATGTGGAAGGTAAGCAGGCTACGATTGACAATCTCAAAGGTCAGTTGATTGCTTGGCGTGGTTTGTTGCATTTCGACTTGGCTCGTATGTTCTGTTATATTCCAACAACTGTGGATAATCCTTCTAACTCTTTGGGTTTGGTCTTGGCAGATAAGACTTTCCCACAGGATTACAAGGGCGTTCGTACTGATTTGAAAACAACTTACGACTACATTATTCAGCAGTTTACCGATGCACTTCCTTTGCTGAGCAAAACTTCTGATGTAGGTTACTTTAACTATTATGCAGCTTTGGCTCTTCGTGCTCGTGCTTACCTTTATGCTGGTGAATACACCAAGGCTCTCGCTGATGCTAAGGAGGTCATAGATCATGCTGGTGAAGCAGGTTATGAACTTTATACTCGTAGCAATTATGTTTCTGCTTGGGCAAGTGCAGGAACCACAGAGTCTCTTTTTGAGATGAAACTTTCTTCTGAGTATAATGCTCAACGTCATGGTCCTGGCTATTATACAGATGCAACAGGTTATCCTGAGTGCGCTTTCAATACTAACGGCTATTTGTACAAGTATCTTTCTTCTCATCCAAAGGATGTACGTTCTGGTCTGATTAAAGATCAGACAGATGCTGATGAGTATGAGGCTGCAGCAGGTTATTATCCAGCAAAGTATCCTGGTCAGAATGCTAATATCTACGTAAATAATCCAAAGATTATCCGTCTTTCTGAGGTTTATCTGATTGCTGCAGAGGCTCAGTGGCACATTGACAATCCTGGTTCATACACTTTGACTGCAACAAGTGCTGCCGCAGCTGAATACATCAATGCTATTCAGAAAAATCGTATTGAAGGATATGAGGATGTTACATCTGTAACTCTTCAGGATATTCTTCATCAATATGAGATTGAGTTGTTCTGCGAGAACCAGATAACTTATGCATATTGGCGTAATCACCAGAGTGTAACAAGTGGCGATGAGGAAGAAATCAAGTATAACGATTATCGTACTATCTTGCCTATTCCTCAGGCTGAGCGCGACTACAATAAGGAACTGCAGCAGAATCCTGAGTATTAA